A window of Actinomadura viridis genomic DNA:
CCCGGTTGAGCTCGGCCAGCAGCGTGCGCGCCCAGACCGCCCGGACCGGCACCTCCATGCCCAGCATCCGCTCGACCGCCAGCACCACGCCCAGCTCGTTGGCGAACGCCGACAGCCAGTCGTGCCGGTTGGCCAGCACGATGATCTGCCGGAAGTCGCGGACCTCGAACAGCTTCTCGGCGCCGCGGTGCATGTAGCCGATGATGGGCTCGGCCGCCGAGATGCGCTCCCCGTCCAGGGCGAGCCGCAGCCGCAGCACGCCGTGGGTGGAGGGGTGCTGCGGGCCGATGTTGAGGATCATGTCCTCGGTCGCGAGCTCCTTGGCCCCGGCGCCGATGCCGACGATCCGCTCCGTGCTCATGGTCGTGTCACCCGCCATCAATCATCGCGGACCGTGCCGCCCGGGGTCGCGTTCCGCTCGTCACGCCTCACATCGTGCCATGCTCAAGCTCGCGCGACTCCGGGCGTTTCCTGTTGACTGGACCTAGGACGGCCACGGGGAAGGGGAGTCGGCATCGGGCGGGCGATCGCCCACCGCCGGACGGATCCGGCGAGTCGCGTTATTTCCTTATGAATCCACTACGAGAGAGTCGTTTCGGGGCGCGGAGCGGATGCCCGGGCCGGGGCGTCGGAGGGTCATGAATCCTGGCCACGAGCACCAGCCGCCGCAGCCGGGCCCGCAGCCGGGCGCGCAGCCCGGGCCGCGGCCCGCGCCGCCGCACCAGGGGCCGCACCAGGGGCCGCCCCCGGCGGGAGCGCCGGGCATGCACCCCCAGATGGCGCCACCGGGGCCCGCCGCGCCGCCGCAGGCCGCGGACCAGGCCCCGCTCTACCCGGCCGACCAGGCGTTCGCGCCCGGCGGCGGGCTCGCCTGGTCGCACATCTCCAAGCGCTTCACCTGGCACCGGCGGATCATGGCGGCGCTGACGGCCGTCCCCGTGGGGCTGGTCGGCGGCTTCCTGGTGTTCCGTGGCGGCGGGACGCTCGGCATGGCCCTGTGGGCGGCGGCGGTCCTGCTGGCGGTCGTCCTCGCCTGGATCGTGGCCGAGCTGGCCTACCGCGCGTACGGGTACGCCGAGCGCGGCGACGACCTCATCGTCACGCAGGGCGTGTTCGTCAAGCGGCTGATCGTCGTCCCGTACGGCCGGATGCAGTTCGTGGACGTGACCGCGGGCCTGCTGGAGCGGTGGATGGGCATCGCCACCGTGCGCATGCACACGGCCGCCGCCGCGACCGACGCCCAGATCCCGGGCCTGCCGGCCGCCGAGGCGGCGCAGTTGCGCGACCGTCTCGCCCAGAAGGGCGAAGAACGGAGCATGGGGCTATGAGCGGCCCACAAGGCCCTTACGGCCCACAGGGCCCCCACGGCCACTACAACCCGCCCGGCGGACCCCCGCCCGGCGGACCCCCGCCTGGTGGGCCTCCGCCTGGTGGGCCTCCGCCCGGTCCGCCGCCTGGGGGAGGGCCGTATCCGGGGCAGCCACCGCAGGGGCCGCCTTACGGGCCTCCCGGCCCCCAAGGGCCTCCCGGTCCCCAAGGACCCCATGGCCCATACGGCCCCTACGGGCCTCCAGGGCAGCCCCGTCCCCCGTACGGGCAGCCTGGGTACGGACAGCCGCCGTACGGGCCACCCGGTTACGGGCCCCCGCCTTACTACCGGCCCGCGCCGCCCCCCGTGCGCTTCTCCGAGGGGACGCACCGCCTCCACTGGGCGACCGCGCCCTTGCGCGCGTTCGTCATCATCATCATCTACTTCGTCCTTCTGGGGTTCCCCCTCCTGCTCGCCCTGACCCGCCGCGAGGACACCCTGGTCCTCTCGGCCGACGCGATCGCCAAGTTCCTGATCGTGACCGTGCCGTTCGTGGTCATCGCCGTGGTGGCCGGGCTGTGGGGCTGGCTGGCACTGCGGTTCCGGATCGACGACGACGACCTGGTGGTGGAGACCGGGCTGCTGCGCAAGCGCAAGCGCCGCATCCCGCTGTCGCGCGTCCAGGCGATCGACCTGGTCCGGCCGCTGGTCACCCGGCTGTTCTCGCTGGCCGAGGTCCGGGTGGAGCTGGCGGGCGGCGAGCAGAGCGAGATCGCGCTGCGCTACCTGGGACGGCACGCGGCCCAGCAGCTCCGCGCCGAGCTGCTCGCCCGTGCCGCCGGGCTGCCCGGCCACACCCCGGAGGCGCCCGAACGGCCGATCTGGCGCGTCCCGTTCGGGCCGTTCCTGGCCTCGCTGATCCTGCGGCTGCCGGTGCTGGGCACCGGGCTGCTGTTCCTGGCCTCGCTGATCTTCCTGTTCTCCCTGCTGGAAGGCGCGATGCTGGTGGTGCTGGTCCTGACGCTGCTGGCACTGATCCGGGCGGTGCTCGCGCCGCTGGTGATGTACGCCAACTTCACCGTCGCGATGTCCCCGGACGGCCTCCGGCTGCGCTGCGGCCTGCTGGAGACCCGGATGCAGACGCTGCCGCCGGGCCGGGTGCAGGCGGTCGGCATCGTCGAGCCGCTGATCTGGCGCGCGTTCGGATGGGCCCGGCTGGAGGTGACGGTCGCCGGGTACGCCGGGGAACGGCAGGCGCTGTCGTCGATGGTGCTGCCGCTGGCGCCGCGGCCCGTGGCCGTCCACCTGGTCTCGCTGATCTTCCCCGGCGCGCAGGTGGACGCGGTGCCGCTGCTGCCCGCCTCGTCCAGGTCGGTGGCGGTGGACCGGGCGGACGGCGCCGGCACCGACGACCTGATCTTCGTGACCCGGCGGGGCTGGCTCTGCCGCCGTACGGACGTGATCGCCCATGCCCGCGCGCAGAGCGTCCGGCTCACGGTCAACCCGGTGCAGCGGCTGCTCGGCCTGGCCACCGTCCATGTCGACGCCCCGCCCGGCCCGGTGCAGGTGGCCGCCGCCGACCGCGACCTGGGCGAGGCCCGCGCCATCGTGGAGTCCACCGCGCGCCGCGCGCTGGCGGCCCGCCGTACCGCCTCCGGGGACCCGGGCCGCTGGGCCGCCCGCTGAGCGGCCCGGCGGGCGCCGGGAGAAGGCCGTGAAAGGACGTCCGGCCAGGGCTTATCGTCGCGGTATGAGCGACATGCCTTATGACCCCTGGTCGGCCGCCTTCGTGGCCGACCCCTATCCCGCGTTCGCCGAGCTGCGCGCGGAGCGGCCCGTGTTCTTCCACGAGCCGACCGGCCAGTGGGTGGTCTCGCGGTACGCGGACGTGGACGCGCTGCTGCGGGATCGCAGGCTCGGCCGGTCCTACCTTCATGTCGCGAGCCACGAGGAGTTCGGCCAGGAGCCGGAGGCGGAGTTCCTGCGGCCGTTCTGGGACCTGATCCGGGCCGGGATGCTCGATGTCGAGCCGCCCGCGCACACCCGCCTGCGGCGCCTGGTCTCCAGGGCGTTCACCGCGCGGATGGTGGAGGGGCTGCGGCCGATGATCCGCGGGCTGGCGGAGGAGCTGGCCGGGGGGCTGGCGGAGCGCGGCGGCGGCGACCTGCTGGCGGAGGTGGCCGAGCCGCTGCCGGTCAACGTGATCGCCGAGATGCTGGGCGTGCCGGCGGAGGACCGGCCGCTGCTGCGGCCCTGGTCGGCCGACATCTGCGGGATGTACGAGCTGAACCCGCCGGAGGAGGCGCAGCGGACCGCGGTGCGGGCGGCCGTGGAGTTCTCCGACTACCTGCGCGGGCTGGCCCGGGCCCGGCGGGACCACCCGCGCGACGACCTGATCAGCGCGCTGGCCCAGGTCGTGGACGAGGGCGGCGACCGGCTGACCGAGGACGAGCTGATCGGCACCTGCGTGCTGCTGCTCAACGCCGGGCACGAGGCCACGGTCAACGCCACCGGGAACGGCTGGTGGGCCCTGTTCCGCAACCCGGGCGAGCTGGACCGGCTGCGCGGCGACCACTCCCTGGTGCCGTCGGCGGCCGAGGAGCTGATGCGCTACGACACCCCGGCGCCCATGTTCGAGCGCTGGGTGCTGGAGGACATCCGGGTCGGGGACGTGGACATCCCGCGCGGTGCCGAGGTGGCGCTGCAGTTCGCGTCCGCCAACCGGGACCCGGAGGTGTTCGCCGACCCCGACCGGCTGGACCTCGGCCGCGACCCCAACCCGCACATCACGTTCGGGCTGGGCGTCCACTACTGCCTGGGGGCGCCCCTGGCGCGGATCGAGCTCGCCGAGTCGTACGGGGCGCTGCTGCGGCTGGCGCCCGGGATGCGGCCGACCCGGGACCCCGAGTGGAAGCCCGGCTACGTGCTGCGCGGGCTCCAGGGGCTTCAGGTCGAGATCTGAGCGCCGTACGCGGAGGACTCGCCCGGAACTGATCCGGACCCGCCGGCCAGGCCGGACAGCGAGGGCGGGAGCGGGACGCCCGCCGTCTGGACGAGCCAGCCGAAGCCGCCCAGCCCTCCCGGGTCGATCAGCTCGGCCTCCTCCCCGGCGGCGCAGAGCGCGGCGACGTAGCCGCGCGGGTCGCTGGACGCCGTCTCGGCCGGGGGACGGCGCCCGCTGAGGCCGAGCGCCCGCAGGGCCTCGCGCTGCGTGGTGAGCAGCGTCGCGGCGGCGCCGGCCCGCGCCCCGGCCGCGACGCACGCGTCCAGGGCGACATGGGCGGTCACGTCGCACGACCCGTCCGGTACGGCGGGGACGGTGGCGCCGTCCCGGTAGCCGGTCAGCGTGCCGTACACCGGGCGCGCGCCACGGGTGTGGGAGTAGTCCATGGCGACGGCGAGCCCGGCGCGCAGCCGGCCGACGACCGAGGCCCACGCGCCGCAGCGCGGGGCGCCGACCTCGGCGCGGTCGCCCGGCTCGCGCAGCGGCCACCAGCGTTCCAGCCAGGCGGCGTCCTCGGCGGCGGGCGGCGGCCCGGCCCGCTCGGCGCCGGTCACGGGGTCGACGAGCACGGTGTGCGGCCCGTCCGGGCCCTGCTCGACCACGTCGATCGGCACGTTGTCCAGCCACTCGTTGGCGATGACCATGCCGGTGACCGCGTCGGGGAGGCCGTCCAGCCAGCGGATCGCGGCGGGCAGCCCGGCGGGGCGGGGCGCGATCTCGACCGCGGCCGGGGCGAGGCGGGCGGCGGTGTCCGGCGGGAGGTGCGCGGCGACCGCGACCAGCAGCCGCCCGCTTCCCGCGCCGACGTCGACCAGGTCGAGGCGGGGCGGGCGGCCGAGGGCGGCGTCCACCTCCACGAGCAGCCGGGCCAGGGCCGCGGCGAAGCGCTCGGAGGCGTGCACCGAGGTGCGGAAGTGCTCGGCCGGGCGCTCGCCGCGCCGGTAGAAGCCGCCCGGCCCGTACAGTGCCCGCTCCATCGCGGTCCGCCACGTCACCCACGCCGCCACGACTGCGACGTTACCGCGCCGGGAGACCGTCCGTTGCCCGGCCGGGCGGCTCCGGGCGCGGGCCGGGCGGCTCCGGGGCCATCCCCGGGTCGTACGCGGGTCCGACTCCGGGTGGATCCGGCGCCTATCTGCGCGAAAGTACCCTGCCCGCATGGTCAGGAGATTCTGGAACCGGTGCCGCGGCACCCTGCCCCTGGTGGACGGGTTCCTCGCGGCACCGTTGTTCCTGCTCTCCCTGACCGGGCTGGTGAACAACGGCTACGGCATGAACTGCCTCGTCTTCATGGCCTGGTCGCTGTCCCTGCTGCTGCCGCTCCTGCTGCGGCGCACGTTCCCGCGTTCGGTGTTCGCGGTGGTCTGCCTCGTCTCGTTCGCCCAGGTGGTGGTGAACGTGCCGCCGCTGGTGGCGAACGTGAGCGTCCTGATGGCGCTCTACACGATCGCGGCGGGCCACTCGTTCCGCTGGGGCCTGGCCGCCCTGGCGGTCGCCGAGGGCGGCGGGGTCCTGGCGGCGCTGCGGTTCGTCTCCGGCTGGGAGGACCAGCGGTACTCGCTGCTCACCCTCACCGTCATCGTCGCGGGGGTGTGGCTGCTCGGGCTGCACATGCGCACCCGGCGGGCGTACCTGCGCTCGCTGGAGGAACGGGCGGCGCGGCTGGAACGCGAGCGCGACACCGAGGTCCAGGTCGCGATGGCGGCCGAGCGCGCCCGGATCGCCCGCGAGCTGCACGACGTCGTCGCGCACAACGTGAGCGTGATCGTGGTGCAGGCGGACGGCGCCTCGTACGCCATCGACACCGACACCGGGCGGGCCCGCCAGGCGCTGGAGACGATCTCGGTGACCGGCCGGCAGGCGCTCGCGGAGATGCGCCGGATGCTGGGCGTGCTGCGGGAGAGCGACGACGCGGGGCCGTACGTCCCGCAGCCGGGCGTCGCCCAGCTCACCGAGCTGGTGGAGCAGATCCGCGACGCGGGACTGCCGCTGGACTTCGGCGTCGAGGGGGTGCCGCTGGAGATGTCGGAGGGCCGCCAGCTGGCCGTCTTCCGGATCGTGCAGGAGGCGCTGACCAATACCCTCAAGCACGGCGGCCCCCGAGCGTCCGCGCGGGTCCTGCTCCACTACGGGGACGACGCGATCGAGCTGCGCGTCACCGACGACGGCCGCGGTGCCGCCGCCGTCCCCGACGGACGCGGGCACGGTCTGCTGGGGATGCGCGAGCGCGCCGCGGTGTACGGCGGGCGGGTGGAGGCCGGGCCGCGGCCCGGCGGAGGATTCGAGGTGGTCGCGCTGATCCCGGTGCGCGAGGAGGTACGGCGGTGAGCGAGCCAGGGCGGCGCGCGGGGCGGGACCCGGGCGCGCGGGCGGGGTACGGGACGGGCGACGACGACGGCGGGGGCGGCGAGGGGGCCGACCGGCCCGTGCGGGTGCTGCTCGTGGACGACCAGGAGCTGGTCAGGGCGGGGTTCACGATGGTGCTGGACGCCCAGCCCGACATCGAGGTGATCGGCGAGGCGGGCGACGGCGTCCAGGCGCTGGAGCGGCTGCGGACGGTCTCCGCCGACGTGGTGCTGATGGACGTCCGGATGCCCCGGATGGACGGCATCGAGGCCACCCGGCGGATCACGGCGGGCGCCGGGCGCGCGGGCGGCGGTCGTGCGGGCGCCGGGAGCGCGGACGGCGGGAGCGCGGGCGGCGAGGGCCCCAAGGTGATCATCCTCACCACGTTCGACCTGGACGAGTACGCGTTCGCGGCGATCAAGGCGGGGGCGGCCGGGTTCCTGCTCAAGGACGCGGGCCCGCCCCAGCTGATCGAGGCGATCCGGGCGGTCCACTCGGGTGACGCGGTCGTCGCGCCCAGCACCACCCGGCGGCTGCTCGACCGGTTCGCGGTGCACCTGCCCGACGCCGAACGGCGGGCGAGCGGGGCGCTGGCGACGCTGACCGGGCGGGAGGGCGAGGTGCTGCGGCTGGTCGCCCGCGGGATGTCCAACGCCGAGATCGCCGCACGGCTCCACGTGTCAGAGGCGACCGTCAAGACGCATATGGGACGGATCCTCATGAAGCTCAACCTGCGGGATCGGGTCCAGGCGGTGGTCTTCGCTTATGAGACAGGTCTGGTCAAGACCGGGCAAATAGGTGACGATGAGTAACAGCGAGATCACTTTCCGATGACCATTCGTCACCGAAGTCAGGGTCTGCTTGGAGTTACCCAAGAGTATCTGGATAACTACTTTACGTGAACGCACCGCCGTCCCCCGCGGGCGGTGGAGCAGGCACACATGTGCATGCAGGCAGGGCCCCACGGCCACCACGTACGGGAGGATCCCCATGCTCAAGAAGCTCGCCGCGACCGGCGTCCTCGGTTTCGCCGTCACCGGCGCCCTCATGCTCTCCTCGTCGCCGGCCAGCGCCGACGTCAACGACGAGGTGCTGACGGGCAACGTCATCAACGTCCCGGTGAAGGTCAACGCGCCGATCGTCGTCTGCGGCAACAACATCGTCGCCGTCGGCCACATCCTGGCCGGCTGCCAGGGCACCAACGGCGGCTCGGGCTACTGATCGGCGACGGCGGGGGACGCCCCGCCCCGTCCGCACCGGGCCGGCCCAGGATCGCGAACCGCACCAGCCGGTTCTGAGATTCCGAGAACGCCGGAGACCCAGACAGGGTCTCCGGCGTTTTCCATGCCCGCCGGCCGAGCGCCGCCGCCGGCGCGGGCCGCGGGTCACGCGACCGCGCCGGGGGGAACCGCGGTCGTGCGACCGCGGCTCCCCGGCCGGTGACGGGGCCGTGTCACCGGCCGGTGAGGAAGTCGTACGACTCAGGTCGTACGGCGGCGCCCGGACCCGCCCTGATGCCGACGCCGGTCGTGGCCGCGGGGCCGATGGCAGCGCCGCCGCCCGTTCCTAGCGTGGTCACGGTCGTCATCACACCCCAAGGAGCCATCGTGACCAGTACGTTCACCACCCCGCCCGGAGGAGCGGCCGGGGCCGGCACGGCACCGCCCGCCGTCACGGCCCTCGACGTGACCAAGGTGTACGGGAGCGGCGACGCGGCCGTCCACGCGCTGCGCGGGGTGAGCGTCGAGTTCGCACGGGGAGCCTTCACCGCGATCATGGGACCGTCCGGTTCCGGCAAGTCCACCCTCATGCACTGCCTGGCCGGGCTCGACACCATCGGCGGGGGCCGGGTCCTGCTGGGCGACGTCGAGATCACCGGGATGA
This region includes:
- a CDS encoding PH domain-containing protein: MNPGHEHQPPQPGPQPGAQPGPRPAPPHQGPHQGPPPAGAPGMHPQMAPPGPAAPPQAADQAPLYPADQAFAPGGGLAWSHISKRFTWHRRIMAALTAVPVGLVGGFLVFRGGGTLGMALWAAAVLLAVVLAWIVAELAYRAYGYAERGDDLIVTQGVFVKRLIVVPYGRMQFVDVTAGLLERWMGIATVRMHTAAAATDAQIPGLPAAEAAQLRDRLAQKGEERSMGL
- a CDS encoding PH domain-containing protein, coding for MRFSEGTHRLHWATAPLRAFVIIIIYFVLLGFPLLLALTRREDTLVLSADAIAKFLIVTVPFVVIAVVAGLWGWLALRFRIDDDDLVVETGLLRKRKRRIPLSRVQAIDLVRPLVTRLFSLAEVRVELAGGEQSEIALRYLGRHAAQQLRAELLARAAGLPGHTPEAPERPIWRVPFGPFLASLILRLPVLGTGLLFLASLIFLFSLLEGAMLVVLVLTLLALIRAVLAPLVMYANFTVAMSPDGLRLRCGLLETRMQTLPPGRVQAVGIVEPLIWRAFGWARLEVTVAGYAGERQALSSMVLPLAPRPVAVHLVSLIFPGAQVDAVPLLPASSRSVAVDRADGAGTDDLIFVTRRGWLCRRTDVIAHARAQSVRLTVNPVQRLLGLATVHVDAPPGPVQVAAADRDLGEARAIVESTARRALAARRTASGDPGRWAAR
- a CDS encoding cytochrome P450, yielding MSDMPYDPWSAAFVADPYPAFAELRAERPVFFHEPTGQWVVSRYADVDALLRDRRLGRSYLHVASHEEFGQEPEAEFLRPFWDLIRAGMLDVEPPAHTRLRRLVSRAFTARMVEGLRPMIRGLAEELAGGLAERGGGDLLAEVAEPLPVNVIAEMLGVPAEDRPLLRPWSADICGMYELNPPEEAQRTAVRAAVEFSDYLRGLARARRDHPRDDLISALAQVVDEGGDRLTEDELIGTCVLLLNAGHEATVNATGNGWWALFRNPGELDRLRGDHSLVPSAAEELMRYDTPAPMFERWVLEDIRVGDVDIPRGAEVALQFASANRDPEVFADPDRLDLGRDPNPHITFGLGVHYCLGAPLARIELAESYGALLRLAPGMRPTRDPEWKPGYVLRGLQGLQVEI
- a CDS encoding SAM-dependent methyltransferase, which codes for MAAWVTWRTAMERALYGPGGFYRRGERPAEHFRTSVHASERFAAALARLLVEVDAALGRPPRLDLVDVGAGSGRLLVAVAAHLPPDTAARLAPAAVEIAPRPAGLPAAIRWLDGLPDAVTGMVIANEWLDNVPIDVVEQGPDGPHTVLVDPVTGAERAGPPPAAEDAAWLERWWPLREPGDRAEVGAPRCGAWASVVGRLRAGLAVAMDYSHTRGARPVYGTLTGYRDGATVPAVPDGSCDVTAHVALDACVAAGARAGAAATLLTTQREALRALGLSGRRPPAETASSDPRGYVAALCAAGEEAELIDPGGLGGFGWLVQTAGVPLPPSLSGLAGGSGSVPGESSAYGAQIST
- a CDS encoding sensor histidine kinase — translated: MVRRFWNRCRGTLPLVDGFLAAPLFLLSLTGLVNNGYGMNCLVFMAWSLSLLLPLLLRRTFPRSVFAVVCLVSFAQVVVNVPPLVANVSVLMALYTIAAGHSFRWGLAALAVAEGGGVLAALRFVSGWEDQRYSLLTLTVIVAGVWLLGLHMRTRRAYLRSLEERAARLERERDTEVQVAMAAERARIARELHDVVAHNVSVIVVQADGASYAIDTDTGRARQALETISVTGRQALAEMRRMLGVLRESDDAGPYVPQPGVAQLTELVEQIRDAGLPLDFGVEGVPLEMSEGRQLAVFRIVQEALTNTLKHGGPRASARVLLHYGDDAIELRVTDDGRGAAAVPDGRGHGLLGMRERAAVYGGRVEAGPRPGGGFEVVALIPVREEVRR
- a CDS encoding response regulator transcription factor — encoded protein: MVLDAQPDIEVIGEAGDGVQALERLRTVSADVVLMDVRMPRMDGIEATRRITAGAGRAGGGRAGAGSADGGSAGGEGPKVIILTTFDLDEYAFAAIKAGAAGFLLKDAGPPQLIEAIRAVHSGDAVVAPSTTRRLLDRFAVHLPDAERRASGALATLTGREGEVLRLVARGMSNAEIAARLHVSEATVKTHMGRILMKLNLRDRVQAVVFAYETGLVKTGQIGDDE
- a CDS encoding chaplin family protein encodes the protein MLKKLAATGVLGFAVTGALMLSSSPASADVNDEVLTGNVINVPVKVNAPIVVCGNNIVAVGHILAGCQGTNGGSGY